TCACACTATTTAAAATTTGCGAGCTCGTCTATCTTTGTAAAAATTCTTACTAAATACATAATCAAAATTAGCAATTTATTAGTAAAATATTATTAATTTTAAATTATTTTGAACGTTTTCTGCCCATTACTAGATAATCTAAAGTACATGCTATCATTTAGTAGTATTGGTAATATTCCTATATCAGTCTAATTTTTGTTGGTGCAATCTTTGGGTTTCTATTGATAATATATATAACATTGTCGCAGCGTTACTTATGTGTATCATCCAAATTGGATGATCCATGAATCTATTATTCTAAAATGGGATCAGCCGGATTTGAACCGACGACCTCCAGCGCCCGAGGCTGGCATCATACCAAGCTAGACTATGATCCCTTCCTATTTTCGAATTATACTATATTATGCCTATGGCAAAAACATGTAAGTACTGTTATCAGCTTTTAATCCTTTGTTTATTAATTTTATGATCATATAAAATCAAGATCAATTTCATACTTACAAGCTTCAATTAGTTTCTGGTCAAAAAATGCTAGTTGAGTATCCTTGTGGTCATCTTCTCGATCATTTTTTATAATCCCTCGCTGGAGAAGTTTAAAAATTATTGAATAACTTATGGGGAAGGCACCTGTGGCTCCTGGAGAATTATAATTTAATATATGAAGCATGTTATTTCTCAGCATGAAAATTGGATTCATTACAAAATTTCCTTCCTTGTCTATCAAGTTTGATCGAATTCCAGCAGTTCCACGAATTCTAAAGTCTCTATCTTCTATAATGGGGAGAAACTTTTTCACCCTATTTATCATATATTTTTTAGAAATGCTACTTAATCCTTCCTTGTAGATTAGATTGAGCATTTCTGTACTGAATAACGTTCTAATTATTTTATTGTTTTTTCCCTTCATAAGTTTGTATATTTTGGGAAGGAATTCCCTAGCATTAACGATCTTGTTGTAGCCATAGGGTGAAAAAACAGGACATGCATTAGGTCCTACTTCTCTATTTCCGTTAGCTCTAATTATCCAGTGTGGATCCAAAAAAGGAAATTGTTGGAATTCAGGTACTGAATAAATACTATGGTTTGTAAGTTTGTTATATTTTGGTGGTGCTATCCAATATTCACCTCTGAAAAAAAGGTCGCAATACTGATGGATTGTTTTGGTCATATCTAAAATATTAATTGAATTGCTTCCCGCGGCGCTGATCAAAAAATCACATTTAATTTCTTTTATCTTGTTTTCAAAAAGGTTGATATATTCTAGGATAATTTCAGGACTTGGATCACTTCTATTTTTAATGTTTAGAACTTTAGATCGTGTTATAAAAGTTACTTGATGATTTTCACCGCATATCTGGGTTGCTAATCTTTGGGTAATCTGGCCGTAATTTACCGAAGCATCTTTATTACATAAGATCGCCGACTGACATTTAAGATTGGGTTCAAAAATTGATATCTCCTTTTCATCCATCATGATTATCTCCTTTTCATCTAGACCATTTTTTATTCCCCATTCCAAGTGTTGTGAAAGTGTGCTTAATGCTTTTTCATCATTTGCTACTTCAATTACTCCATCCTCTACAAACAAAATATTATTTGCTTGACAATATTTTTTCCAAAAATTATAACCATATAAGGCAGCTTTGGCCCATATTTTCTTCTTTTCAGGATTATAGATAAAAGGTGCATGGACCTTGCCGGTATTTCTCGAACTAGTATGCAAACCTGCCCTTTCTTCTTGCTCAATTATAGTTATCTTTGAGCTTGACAGAGTAGAAATAGCATATGCTAAAGTTGTTCCTAGAATACCTGCACCAATAATTACAACGTGGCTATTATGTATGGTCAGACACTCTTTCCGCTATCTCGTATTATTCTTATACCCCGGTCATAGTTACTTTGCCCATAATCAGCGACTGGTTAATCTCGTTTATTTCATGACTTTTATGTTTTCTTCTTTCTATCACATACCCCGATTTAGAATGATAATATATTATCATGTCCGTTGGATAAAATGAAATTATTGAATGGTTATCAGAATCAGATGCAAGGTGTCG
This Candidatus Nitrosocosmicus oleophilus DNA region includes the following protein-coding sequences:
- a CDS encoding FAD-dependent oxidoreductase produces the protein MTIHNSHVVIIGAGILGTTLAYAISTLSSSKITIIEQEERAGLHTSSRNTGKVHAPFIYNPEKKKIWAKAALYGYNFWKKYCQANNILFVEDGVIEVANDEKALSTLSQHLEWGIKNGLDEKEIIMMDEKEISIFEPNLKCQSAILCNKDASVNYGQITQRLATQICGENHQVTFITRSKVLNIKNRSDPSPEIILEYINLFENKIKEIKCDFLISAAGSNSINILDMTKTIHQYCDLFFRGEYWIAPPKYNKLTNHSIYSVPEFQQFPFLDPHWIIRANGNREVGPNACPVFSPYGYNKIVNAREFLPKIYKLMKGKNNKIIRTLFSTEMLNLIYKEGLSSISKKYMINRVKKFLPIIEDRDFRIRGTAGIRSNLIDKEGNFVMNPIFMLRNNMLHILNYNSPGATGAFPISYSIIFKLLQRGIIKNDREDDHKDTQLAFFDQKLIEACKYEIDLDFI